From the Musa acuminata AAA Group cultivar baxijiao chromosome BXJ1-2, Cavendish_Baxijiao_AAA, whole genome shotgun sequence genome, one window contains:
- the LOC135598753 gene encoding uncharacterized protein LOC135598753, producing the protein MEGHRFWQYMAAGSVAGMAEHMAMFPVDTLKTRMQTVAASASSSSQHHHPTVGRLLASIVRSEGPSGLYRGIAAIGLGAGPAHAAYFAVYELCKDRLGGNRQDGRHHPLIHAASGVAATVASDALLTPMDVVKQRLQLRWSPYSGVRDCVVRMLRDEGIRAFYASYRTTVLMNAPFTAVHFATYEAVKKILTEIAPENASEERLLVHLTAGGAAGALASAVTTPLDVVKTRLQCQGVCGADTFNGSSIRMVMEKIVAKEGPRALLQGLKPRVLFHAPAAAICWSTYEAMKSFLQRNTHQISSSP; encoded by the exons ATGGAGGGCCACAGATTTTGGCAGTACATGGCGGCGGGTTCGGTGGCCGGCATGGCGGAACACATGGCGATGTTTCCGGTGGACACCCTCAAGACCCGGATGCAGACGGTCGCCGCCTCTGCCTCATCCTCGTCCCAACACCATCACCCCACCGTCGGCCGCTTGCTCGCATCCATCGTCCGCTCTGAGGGCCCCTCCGGCCTATACCGCGGTATTGCCGCCATAGGCCTTGGCGCCGGTCCTGCCCACGCCGCCTACTTCGCAGTCTACGAGCTCTGCAAGGACCGTCTCGGCGGCAACCGCCAGGACGGCCGCCACCACCCCCTCATCCACGCTGCCTCCGGCGtggccgccaccgtcgccagcgacGCCTTGCTGACTCCCATGGACGTCGTCAAGCAGCGGCTCCAGCTCCGCTGGAGCCCGTACAGCGGGGTGAGGGACTGCGTCGTGCGGATGCTGCGGGACGAAGGGATCAGGGCGTTTTACGCCTCGTATCGGACGACCGTCCTCATGAATGCGCCGTTCACGGCCGTGCACTTCGCGACGTATGAGGCCGTCAAGAAGATTCTCACTGAGATCGCACCAGAGAACGCGAGCGAGGAGAGGCTCTTGGTTCACTTGACGGCGGGTGGGGCGGCCGGAGCACTGGCAAGCGCTGTGACCACTCCATTAGACGTCGTGAAGACAAGGCTGCAATGCCAG GGGGTGTGCGGGGCAGATACGTTCAACGGTAGTTCGATAAGAATGGTCATGGAGAAAATAGTCGCTAAAGAAGGACCTCGAGCTCTGCTACAAGGGCTGAAGCCTAGAGTGCTGTTTCACGCCCCAGCTGCCGCGATTTGTTGGTCGACATATGAAGCCATGAAAAGCTTCCTCCAGAGGAATACTCATCAAATTTCTTCTTCACCATGA